The Episyrphus balteatus chromosome 4, idEpiBalt1.1, whole genome shotgun sequence genome includes a window with the following:
- the LOC129918029 gene encoding rho-related BTB domain-containing protein 2 isoform X7 yields the protein MDNEQPHQELVKCVLVGDTAVGKTRLICARACNKHVSLSQLLSTHVPTVWAIDQYRIYKDVLERSWEVVDGVNVSLRLWDTFGDHDKDRRFAYGRSDVVLLCFSIASPTSLRNCKAMWYPEIRRFCPDTPVILVGCKNDLRYMYRDEKYLSYFGERSPFVRAALKSDLVMPDEARAVAKELGVAYYETSVFTYFGVNELFENAIRSALIARRQQRFWMTNLKKVQKPLLQAPFRPPKPPPPEVTVVVGNYRKDMYSMLVSQCYTDLILIVGSTKFAVHKFMLAAASNVFFRLLTTELSDMGGRSSSESSMISSTFGEATTADFNDDTECLIRNESRTLRMWEHLKRRSSYQALPLIESKKSTDLYKDLHHPIFQNIRIVQMENNRGVNVTQTIVTMTKIITPQAMNQCLKFIYTGTIEKEFHNLQSIKENMEKHCIGDGYFSDVTFELDDGHMKAHRSILVARCDVMRAMLTGDFREAHSSVIVFPGVTVYTFHKLLCYLYTDEIPAVSADKCLNLLELANRLCLPRLLNLVECRAIEDLTLISQNETNETVDHCLKLLEAVKLHNAHQLAEWCMSYLCVNYNIICKFSLKGLKALHQDNQEYLREHRWPPVWYLKDYDYYQRCINEMNKELKDARGDSPSDDEGCLCFTGVFSWLTGKSRRGDSNNSNNNDAEGNQIFNSTANSINHIDMEQEVDLNL from the exons ATGGATAACGAACAGCCGCATCAAGAATTAGTTAAATGTGTACTCGTTGGAGACACTGCTGTTGGGAAAACTCGTTTAATTTGTGCTAGAGCTTGTAATAAACATGTATCGCTATCACAGCTATTATCGACGCATGTGCCAACTGTTTGGGCTATTGATCAATATAGGATATATAAAGAC gtcCTTGAAAGATCATGGGAAGTTGTTGACGGAGTGAATGTATCACTTAGGCTTTGGGACACATTTGGTGATCATGACAAAGATCGAAGATTTGCTTATGGAAG ATCCGATGTAGTCTTATTGTGCTTCTCAATAGCAAGTCCAACATCATTAAGGAATTGTAAAGCAATGTGGTATCCAGAAATACGTCGTTTCTGTCCAGATACACCAGTTATTTTAGTAGGCTGTAAGAATGATTTGCGATACATGTATCGAGATGAAAAGTATTTATCATATTTTGGCGAGCGAAGTCCATTTGTTAG agctGCGTTAAAGAGTGATTTGGTAATGCCAGACGAGGCTAGAGCTGTGGCTAAGGAACTTGGAGTTGCATATTATGAAACCAGTGTGTTCACATACTTTGGAGTGAATGAGCTTTTTGAAAATGCTATCCGTTCAGCATTGATTGCAAGGCGTCAGCAACGATTCTGGATGACAAACCTGAAAAAGGTTCAAAAACCTCTGTTACAG GCACCATTTCGTCCACCAAAGCCTCCACCACCAGAGGTGACCGTTGTTGTTGGCAATTACAGGAAAGACATGTACAGTATGTTGGTATCCCAATGCTACACGGATCTGATACTCATTGTTGGCTCAACAAAATTTGCTGTGCATAAATTTATGTTAGCCGCAGCTTCAAATGTCTTCTTCCGATTGCTCACTACAGAGCTTTCGGATATGGGAGGTAGAAGTAGTAGTGAATCGAGTATG ATAAGTTCCACATTTGGTGAAGCAACAACGGCTGATTTTAACGATGACACAGAGTGTCTAATACGTAACGAGTCAAGAACTTTGAG AATGTGGGAACATTTGAAACGTCGATCCAGCTATCAAGCTCTACCACTAATCGAATCAAAGAAATCAACAGATCTCTACAAGGATTTACATCATCCgatatttcaaaatatacgtATTGTTCAAATGGAAAATAATCGTGGCGTGAATGTAACACAGACAATTGTCACAATGACAAAAATCATCACACCACAAGCAATGAATCAGTGTCTTAAATTTATATACACTGGAACAATAGAAAAGGAATTTCACAATCTTCAG agTATTAAGGAGAATATGGAAAAACATTGTATAGGCGATGGTTATTTTAGTGATGTTACCTTTGAGCTGGACGATGGTCACATGAAAGCACATCGTTCTATTCTAGTAGCTAGATGTGATGTGATGCGTGCAATGTTAACTGGCGACTTTCGAGAAGCACATTCAAGTGTT attGTATTTCCTGGCGTTACGGTCTATACATTCCACAAGCTTCTATGTTATCTCTATACAGATGAAATTCCTGCAGTTTCTGCGgataaatgtttaaatcttcTGGAATTAGCAAACAGGCTTTGTTTACCGAGATTATTGAACTTGGTCGAGTGTAGAGCGATTGAAGATTTGACTTTAATATCACAAAACGAGACAAATGAAACAGTTGATCATTGTTTAAAGCTGCTTGAAGCAGTAAag cTTCATAACGCACACCAATTGGCCGAATGGTGTATGTCTTATCTGTGTGTCAATTACAATATTATTTGTAAGTTCTCATTAAAAGGCTTAAAAGCCCTGCATCAGGATAATCAGGAATATCTGCGTGAGCATCGATGGCCACCAGTATGGTATCTTAAAGACTATGACTACTATCAGCGATGCATTAATGAGATGAATAAGGAATTGAAAGATGCACGTGGTGATTCACCAAGTGACGACGAGGGATGCTTATGCTTTACCGGAG tattttcttgGCTAACAGGTAAAAGTCGAAGAGGCGATAGCaataacagcaacaacaacgatGCTGAGGGAAATCAAATATTTAACAGCACTGCAAATTCAATTAATCACATTGATATGGAGCAGGAAGTTGATTTGAATCTCTGA
- the LOC129918029 gene encoding rho-related BTB domain-containing protein 1 isoform X2, which translates to MDNEQPHQELVKCVLVGDTAVGKTRLICARACNKHVSLSQLLSTHVPTVWAIDQYRIYKDVLERSWEVVDGVNVSLRLWDTFGDHDKDRRFAYGRSDVVLLCFSIASPTSLRNCKAMWYPEIRRFCPDTPVILVGCKNDLRYMYRDEKYLSYFGERSPFVRAALKSDLVMPDEARAVAKELGVAYYETSVFTYFGVNELFENAIRSALIARRQQRFWMTNLKKVQKPLLQAPFRPPKPPPPEVTVVVGNYRKDMYSMLVSQCYTDLILIVGSTKFAVHKFMLAAASNVFFRLLTTELSDMGGRSSSESSMISSTFGEATTADFNDDTECLIRNESRTLRMWEHLKRRSSYQALPLIESKKSTDLYKDLHHPIFQNIRIVQMENNRGVNVTQTIVTMTKIITPQAMNQCLKFIYTGTIEKEFHNLQTAPIGLLLEIKQAADFLELPQLTLLLSKPQNVLASLSEEPIQHYCLSIKENMEKHCIGDGYFSDVTFELDDGHMKAHRSILVARCDVMRAMLTGDFREAHSSVIVFPGVTVYTFHKLLCYLYTDEIPAVSADKCLNLLELANRLCLPRLLNLVECRAIEDLTLISQNETNETVDHCLKLLEAVKLHNAHQLAEWCMSYLCVNYNIICKFSLKGLKALHQDNQEYLREHRWPPVWYLKDYDYYQRCINEMNKELKDARGDSPSDDEGCLCFTGGKSRRGDSNNSNNNDAEGNQIFNSTANSINHIDMEQEVDLNL; encoded by the exons ATGGATAACGAACAGCCGCATCAAGAATTAGTTAAATGTGTACTCGTTGGAGACACTGCTGTTGGGAAAACTCGTTTAATTTGTGCTAGAGCTTGTAATAAACATGTATCGCTATCACAGCTATTATCGACGCATGTGCCAACTGTTTGGGCTATTGATCAATATAGGATATATAAAGAC gtcCTTGAAAGATCATGGGAAGTTGTTGACGGAGTGAATGTATCACTTAGGCTTTGGGACACATTTGGTGATCATGACAAAGATCGAAGATTTGCTTATGGAAG ATCCGATGTAGTCTTATTGTGCTTCTCAATAGCAAGTCCAACATCATTAAGGAATTGTAAAGCAATGTGGTATCCAGAAATACGTCGTTTCTGTCCAGATACACCAGTTATTTTAGTAGGCTGTAAGAATGATTTGCGATACATGTATCGAGATGAAAAGTATTTATCATATTTTGGCGAGCGAAGTCCATTTGTTAG agctGCGTTAAAGAGTGATTTGGTAATGCCAGACGAGGCTAGAGCTGTGGCTAAGGAACTTGGAGTTGCATATTATGAAACCAGTGTGTTCACATACTTTGGAGTGAATGAGCTTTTTGAAAATGCTATCCGTTCAGCATTGATTGCAAGGCGTCAGCAACGATTCTGGATGACAAACCTGAAAAAGGTTCAAAAACCTCTGTTACAG GCACCATTTCGTCCACCAAAGCCTCCACCACCAGAGGTGACCGTTGTTGTTGGCAATTACAGGAAAGACATGTACAGTATGTTGGTATCCCAATGCTACACGGATCTGATACTCATTGTTGGCTCAACAAAATTTGCTGTGCATAAATTTATGTTAGCCGCAGCTTCAAATGTCTTCTTCCGATTGCTCACTACAGAGCTTTCGGATATGGGAGGTAGAAGTAGTAGTGAATCGAGTATG ATAAGTTCCACATTTGGTGAAGCAACAACGGCTGATTTTAACGATGACACAGAGTGTCTAATACGTAACGAGTCAAGAACTTTGAG AATGTGGGAACATTTGAAACGTCGATCCAGCTATCAAGCTCTACCACTAATCGAATCAAAGAAATCAACAGATCTCTACAAGGATTTACATCATCCgatatttcaaaatatacgtATTGTTCAAATGGAAAATAATCGTGGCGTGAATGTAACACAGACAATTGTCACAATGACAAAAATCATCACACCACAAGCAATGAATCAGTGTCTTAAATTTATATACACTGGAACAATAGAAAAGGAATTTCACAATCTTCAG ACTGCTCCAATCGGATTACTTttg GAAATAAAACAAGCAGCTGACTTCTTAGAACTGCCTCAACTAACACTGCTCCTTTCTAAGCCGCAAAATGTTTTAGCTAGTCTATCAGAAGAACCAATTCAACATTATTGCTTA agTATTAAGGAGAATATGGAAAAACATTGTATAGGCGATGGTTATTTTAGTGATGTTACCTTTGAGCTGGACGATGGTCACATGAAAGCACATCGTTCTATTCTAGTAGCTAGATGTGATGTGATGCGTGCAATGTTAACTGGCGACTTTCGAGAAGCACATTCAAGTGTT attGTATTTCCTGGCGTTACGGTCTATACATTCCACAAGCTTCTATGTTATCTCTATACAGATGAAATTCCTGCAGTTTCTGCGgataaatgtttaaatcttcTGGAATTAGCAAACAGGCTTTGTTTACCGAGATTATTGAACTTGGTCGAGTGTAGAGCGATTGAAGATTTGACTTTAATATCACAAAACGAGACAAATGAAACAGTTGATCATTGTTTAAAGCTGCTTGAAGCAGTAAag cTTCATAACGCACACCAATTGGCCGAATGGTGTATGTCTTATCTGTGTGTCAATTACAATATTATTTGTAAGTTCTCATTAAAAGGCTTAAAAGCCCTGCATCAGGATAATCAGGAATATCTGCGTGAGCATCGATGGCCACCAGTATGGTATCTTAAAGACTATGACTACTATCAGCGATGCATTAATGAGATGAATAAGGAATTGAAAGATGCACGTGGTGATTCACCAAGTGACGACGAGGGATGCTTATGCTTTACCGGAG GTAAAAGTCGAAGAGGCGATAGCaataacagcaacaacaacgatGCTGAGGGAAATCAAATATTTAACAGCACTGCAAATTCAATTAATCACATTGATATGGAGCAGGAAGTTGATTTGAATCTCTGA
- the LOC129918029 gene encoding rho-related BTB domain-containing protein 1 isoform X1, protein MDNEQPHQELVKCVLVGDTAVGKTRLICARACNKHVSLSQLLSTHVPTVWAIDQYRIYKDVLERSWEVVDGVNVSLRLWDTFGDHDKDRRFAYGRSDVVLLCFSIASPTSLRNCKAMWYPEIRRFCPDTPVILVGCKNDLRYMYRDEKYLSYFGERSPFVRAALKSDLVMPDEARAVAKELGVAYYETSVFTYFGVNELFENAIRSALIARRQQRFWMTNLKKVQKPLLQAPFRPPKPPPPEVTVVVGNYRKDMYSMLVSQCYTDLILIVGSTKFAVHKFMLAAASNVFFRLLTTELSDMGGRSSSESSMISSTFGEATTADFNDDTECLIRNESRTLRMWEHLKRRSSYQALPLIESKKSTDLYKDLHHPIFQNIRIVQMENNRGVNVTQTIVTMTKIITPQAMNQCLKFIYTGTIEKEFHNLQTAPIGLLLEIKQAADFLELPQLTLLLSKPQNVLASLSEEPIQHYCLSIKENMEKHCIGDGYFSDVTFELDDGHMKAHRSILVARCDVMRAMLTGDFREAHSSVIVFPGVTVYTFHKLLCYLYTDEIPAVSADKCLNLLELANRLCLPRLLNLVECRAIEDLTLISQNETNETVDHCLKLLEAVKLHNAHQLAEWCMSYLCVNYNIICKFSLKGLKALHQDNQEYLREHRWPPVWYLKDYDYYQRCINEMNKELKDARGDSPSDDEGCLCFTGVFSWLTGKSRRGDSNNSNNNDAEGNQIFNSTANSINHIDMEQEVDLNL, encoded by the exons ATGGATAACGAACAGCCGCATCAAGAATTAGTTAAATGTGTACTCGTTGGAGACACTGCTGTTGGGAAAACTCGTTTAATTTGTGCTAGAGCTTGTAATAAACATGTATCGCTATCACAGCTATTATCGACGCATGTGCCAACTGTTTGGGCTATTGATCAATATAGGATATATAAAGAC gtcCTTGAAAGATCATGGGAAGTTGTTGACGGAGTGAATGTATCACTTAGGCTTTGGGACACATTTGGTGATCATGACAAAGATCGAAGATTTGCTTATGGAAG ATCCGATGTAGTCTTATTGTGCTTCTCAATAGCAAGTCCAACATCATTAAGGAATTGTAAAGCAATGTGGTATCCAGAAATACGTCGTTTCTGTCCAGATACACCAGTTATTTTAGTAGGCTGTAAGAATGATTTGCGATACATGTATCGAGATGAAAAGTATTTATCATATTTTGGCGAGCGAAGTCCATTTGTTAG agctGCGTTAAAGAGTGATTTGGTAATGCCAGACGAGGCTAGAGCTGTGGCTAAGGAACTTGGAGTTGCATATTATGAAACCAGTGTGTTCACATACTTTGGAGTGAATGAGCTTTTTGAAAATGCTATCCGTTCAGCATTGATTGCAAGGCGTCAGCAACGATTCTGGATGACAAACCTGAAAAAGGTTCAAAAACCTCTGTTACAG GCACCATTTCGTCCACCAAAGCCTCCACCACCAGAGGTGACCGTTGTTGTTGGCAATTACAGGAAAGACATGTACAGTATGTTGGTATCCCAATGCTACACGGATCTGATACTCATTGTTGGCTCAACAAAATTTGCTGTGCATAAATTTATGTTAGCCGCAGCTTCAAATGTCTTCTTCCGATTGCTCACTACAGAGCTTTCGGATATGGGAGGTAGAAGTAGTAGTGAATCGAGTATG ATAAGTTCCACATTTGGTGAAGCAACAACGGCTGATTTTAACGATGACACAGAGTGTCTAATACGTAACGAGTCAAGAACTTTGAG AATGTGGGAACATTTGAAACGTCGATCCAGCTATCAAGCTCTACCACTAATCGAATCAAAGAAATCAACAGATCTCTACAAGGATTTACATCATCCgatatttcaaaatatacgtATTGTTCAAATGGAAAATAATCGTGGCGTGAATGTAACACAGACAATTGTCACAATGACAAAAATCATCACACCACAAGCAATGAATCAGTGTCTTAAATTTATATACACTGGAACAATAGAAAAGGAATTTCACAATCTTCAG ACTGCTCCAATCGGATTACTTttg GAAATAAAACAAGCAGCTGACTTCTTAGAACTGCCTCAACTAACACTGCTCCTTTCTAAGCCGCAAAATGTTTTAGCTAGTCTATCAGAAGAACCAATTCAACATTATTGCTTA agTATTAAGGAGAATATGGAAAAACATTGTATAGGCGATGGTTATTTTAGTGATGTTACCTTTGAGCTGGACGATGGTCACATGAAAGCACATCGTTCTATTCTAGTAGCTAGATGTGATGTGATGCGTGCAATGTTAACTGGCGACTTTCGAGAAGCACATTCAAGTGTT attGTATTTCCTGGCGTTACGGTCTATACATTCCACAAGCTTCTATGTTATCTCTATACAGATGAAATTCCTGCAGTTTCTGCGgataaatgtttaaatcttcTGGAATTAGCAAACAGGCTTTGTTTACCGAGATTATTGAACTTGGTCGAGTGTAGAGCGATTGAAGATTTGACTTTAATATCACAAAACGAGACAAATGAAACAGTTGATCATTGTTTAAAGCTGCTTGAAGCAGTAAag cTTCATAACGCACACCAATTGGCCGAATGGTGTATGTCTTATCTGTGTGTCAATTACAATATTATTTGTAAGTTCTCATTAAAAGGCTTAAAAGCCCTGCATCAGGATAATCAGGAATATCTGCGTGAGCATCGATGGCCACCAGTATGGTATCTTAAAGACTATGACTACTATCAGCGATGCATTAATGAGATGAATAAGGAATTGAAAGATGCACGTGGTGATTCACCAAGTGACGACGAGGGATGCTTATGCTTTACCGGAG tattttcttgGCTAACAGGTAAAAGTCGAAGAGGCGATAGCaataacagcaacaacaacgatGCTGAGGGAAATCAAATATTTAACAGCACTGCAAATTCAATTAATCACATTGATATGGAGCAGGAAGTTGATTTGAATCTCTGA
- the LOC129918029 gene encoding rho-related BTB domain-containing protein 1 isoform X5, producing the protein MDNEQPHQELVKCVLVGDTAVGKTRLICARACNKHVSLSQLLSTHVPTVWAIDQYRIYKDVLERSWEVVDGVNVSLRLWDTFGDHDKDRRFAYGRSDVVLLCFSIASPTSLRNCKAMWYPEIRRFCPDTPVILVGCKNDLRYMYRDEKYLSYFGERSPFVRAALKSDLVMPDEARAVAKELGVAYYETSVFTYFGVNELFENAIRSALIARRQQRFWMTNLKKVQKPLLQAPFRPPKPPPPEVTVVVGNYRKDMYSMLVSQCYTDLILIVGSTKFAVHKFMLAAASNVFFRLLTTELSDMGGRSSSESSMISSTFGEATTADFNDDTECLIRNESRTLRYLQTYLYKDLHHPIFQNIRIVQMENNRGVNVTQTIVTMTKIITPQAMNQCLKFIYTGTIEKEFHNLQTAPIGLLLEIKQAADFLELPQLTLLLSKPQNVLASLSEEPIQHYCLSIKENMEKHCIGDGYFSDVTFELDDGHMKAHRSILVARCDVMRAMLTGDFREAHSSVIVFPGVTVYTFHKLLCYLYTDEIPAVSADKCLNLLELANRLCLPRLLNLVECRAIEDLTLISQNETNETVDHCLKLLEAVKLHNAHQLAEWCMSYLCVNYNIICKFSLKGLKALHQDNQEYLREHRWPPVWYLKDYDYYQRCINEMNKELKDARGDSPSDDEGCLCFTGVFSWLTGKSRRGDSNNSNNNDAEGNQIFNSTANSINHIDMEQEVDLNL; encoded by the exons ATGGATAACGAACAGCCGCATCAAGAATTAGTTAAATGTGTACTCGTTGGAGACACTGCTGTTGGGAAAACTCGTTTAATTTGTGCTAGAGCTTGTAATAAACATGTATCGCTATCACAGCTATTATCGACGCATGTGCCAACTGTTTGGGCTATTGATCAATATAGGATATATAAAGAC gtcCTTGAAAGATCATGGGAAGTTGTTGACGGAGTGAATGTATCACTTAGGCTTTGGGACACATTTGGTGATCATGACAAAGATCGAAGATTTGCTTATGGAAG ATCCGATGTAGTCTTATTGTGCTTCTCAATAGCAAGTCCAACATCATTAAGGAATTGTAAAGCAATGTGGTATCCAGAAATACGTCGTTTCTGTCCAGATACACCAGTTATTTTAGTAGGCTGTAAGAATGATTTGCGATACATGTATCGAGATGAAAAGTATTTATCATATTTTGGCGAGCGAAGTCCATTTGTTAG agctGCGTTAAAGAGTGATTTGGTAATGCCAGACGAGGCTAGAGCTGTGGCTAAGGAACTTGGAGTTGCATATTATGAAACCAGTGTGTTCACATACTTTGGAGTGAATGAGCTTTTTGAAAATGCTATCCGTTCAGCATTGATTGCAAGGCGTCAGCAACGATTCTGGATGACAAACCTGAAAAAGGTTCAAAAACCTCTGTTACAG GCACCATTTCGTCCACCAAAGCCTCCACCACCAGAGGTGACCGTTGTTGTTGGCAATTACAGGAAAGACATGTACAGTATGTTGGTATCCCAATGCTACACGGATCTGATACTCATTGTTGGCTCAACAAAATTTGCTGTGCATAAATTTATGTTAGCCGCAGCTTCAAATGTCTTCTTCCGATTGCTCACTACAGAGCTTTCGGATATGGGAGGTAGAAGTAGTAGTGAATCGAGTATG ATAAGTTCCACATTTGGTGAAGCAACAACGGCTGATTTTAACGATGACACAGAGTGTCTAATACGTAACGAGTCAAGAACTTTGAGGTATTTACAGACTT ATCTCTACAAGGATTTACATCATCCgatatttcaaaatatacgtATTGTTCAAATGGAAAATAATCGTGGCGTGAATGTAACACAGACAATTGTCACAATGACAAAAATCATCACACCACAAGCAATGAATCAGTGTCTTAAATTTATATACACTGGAACAATAGAAAAGGAATTTCACAATCTTCAG ACTGCTCCAATCGGATTACTTttg GAAATAAAACAAGCAGCTGACTTCTTAGAACTGCCTCAACTAACACTGCTCCTTTCTAAGCCGCAAAATGTTTTAGCTAGTCTATCAGAAGAACCAATTCAACATTATTGCTTA agTATTAAGGAGAATATGGAAAAACATTGTATAGGCGATGGTTATTTTAGTGATGTTACCTTTGAGCTGGACGATGGTCACATGAAAGCACATCGTTCTATTCTAGTAGCTAGATGTGATGTGATGCGTGCAATGTTAACTGGCGACTTTCGAGAAGCACATTCAAGTGTT attGTATTTCCTGGCGTTACGGTCTATACATTCCACAAGCTTCTATGTTATCTCTATACAGATGAAATTCCTGCAGTTTCTGCGgataaatgtttaaatcttcTGGAATTAGCAAACAGGCTTTGTTTACCGAGATTATTGAACTTGGTCGAGTGTAGAGCGATTGAAGATTTGACTTTAATATCACAAAACGAGACAAATGAAACAGTTGATCATTGTTTAAAGCTGCTTGAAGCAGTAAag cTTCATAACGCACACCAATTGGCCGAATGGTGTATGTCTTATCTGTGTGTCAATTACAATATTATTTGTAAGTTCTCATTAAAAGGCTTAAAAGCCCTGCATCAGGATAATCAGGAATATCTGCGTGAGCATCGATGGCCACCAGTATGGTATCTTAAAGACTATGACTACTATCAGCGATGCATTAATGAGATGAATAAGGAATTGAAAGATGCACGTGGTGATTCACCAAGTGACGACGAGGGATGCTTATGCTTTACCGGAG tattttcttgGCTAACAGGTAAAAGTCGAAGAGGCGATAGCaataacagcaacaacaacgatGCTGAGGGAAATCAAATATTTAACAGCACTGCAAATTCAATTAATCACATTGATATGGAGCAGGAAGTTGATTTGAATCTCTGA
- the LOC129918029 gene encoding rho-related BTB domain-containing protein 1 isoform X4 produces the protein MDNEQPHQELVKCVLVGDTAVGKTRLICARACNKHVSLSQLLSTHVPTVWAIDQYRIYKDVLERSWEVVDGVNVSLRLWDTFGDHDKDRRFAYGRSDVVLLCFSIASPTSLRNCKAMWYPEIRRFCPDTPVILVGCKNDLRYMYRDEKYLSYFGERSPFVRAALKSDLVMPDEARAVAKELGVAYYETSVFTYFGVNELFENAIRSALIARRQQRFWMTNLKKVQKPLLQAPFRPPKPPPPEVTVVVGNYRKDMYSMLVSQCYTDLILIVGSTKFAVHKFMLAAASNVFFRLLTTELSDMGGRSSSESSMISSTFGEATTADFNDDTECLIRNESRTLRMWEHLKRRSSYQALPLIESKKSTDLYKDLHHPIFQNIRIVQMENNRGVNVTQTIVTMTKIITPQAMNQCLKFIYTGTIEKEFHNLQEIKQAADFLELPQLTLLLSKPQNVLASLSEEPIQHYCLSIKENMEKHCIGDGYFSDVTFELDDGHMKAHRSILVARCDVMRAMLTGDFREAHSSVIVFPGVTVYTFHKLLCYLYTDEIPAVSADKCLNLLELANRLCLPRLLNLVECRAIEDLTLISQNETNETVDHCLKLLEAVKLHNAHQLAEWCMSYLCVNYNIICKFSLKGLKALHQDNQEYLREHRWPPVWYLKDYDYYQRCINEMNKELKDARGDSPSDDEGCLCFTGGKSRRGDSNNSNNNDAEGNQIFNSTANSINHIDMEQEVDLNL, from the exons ATGGATAACGAACAGCCGCATCAAGAATTAGTTAAATGTGTACTCGTTGGAGACACTGCTGTTGGGAAAACTCGTTTAATTTGTGCTAGAGCTTGTAATAAACATGTATCGCTATCACAGCTATTATCGACGCATGTGCCAACTGTTTGGGCTATTGATCAATATAGGATATATAAAGAC gtcCTTGAAAGATCATGGGAAGTTGTTGACGGAGTGAATGTATCACTTAGGCTTTGGGACACATTTGGTGATCATGACAAAGATCGAAGATTTGCTTATGGAAG ATCCGATGTAGTCTTATTGTGCTTCTCAATAGCAAGTCCAACATCATTAAGGAATTGTAAAGCAATGTGGTATCCAGAAATACGTCGTTTCTGTCCAGATACACCAGTTATTTTAGTAGGCTGTAAGAATGATTTGCGATACATGTATCGAGATGAAAAGTATTTATCATATTTTGGCGAGCGAAGTCCATTTGTTAG agctGCGTTAAAGAGTGATTTGGTAATGCCAGACGAGGCTAGAGCTGTGGCTAAGGAACTTGGAGTTGCATATTATGAAACCAGTGTGTTCACATACTTTGGAGTGAATGAGCTTTTTGAAAATGCTATCCGTTCAGCATTGATTGCAAGGCGTCAGCAACGATTCTGGATGACAAACCTGAAAAAGGTTCAAAAACCTCTGTTACAG GCACCATTTCGTCCACCAAAGCCTCCACCACCAGAGGTGACCGTTGTTGTTGGCAATTACAGGAAAGACATGTACAGTATGTTGGTATCCCAATGCTACACGGATCTGATACTCATTGTTGGCTCAACAAAATTTGCTGTGCATAAATTTATGTTAGCCGCAGCTTCAAATGTCTTCTTCCGATTGCTCACTACAGAGCTTTCGGATATGGGAGGTAGAAGTAGTAGTGAATCGAGTATG ATAAGTTCCACATTTGGTGAAGCAACAACGGCTGATTTTAACGATGACACAGAGTGTCTAATACGTAACGAGTCAAGAACTTTGAG AATGTGGGAACATTTGAAACGTCGATCCAGCTATCAAGCTCTACCACTAATCGAATCAAAGAAATCAACAGATCTCTACAAGGATTTACATCATCCgatatttcaaaatatacgtATTGTTCAAATGGAAAATAATCGTGGCGTGAATGTAACACAGACAATTGTCACAATGACAAAAATCATCACACCACAAGCAATGAATCAGTGTCTTAAATTTATATACACTGGAACAATAGAAAAGGAATTTCACAATCTTCAG GAAATAAAACAAGCAGCTGACTTCTTAGAACTGCCTCAACTAACACTGCTCCTTTCTAAGCCGCAAAATGTTTTAGCTAGTCTATCAGAAGAACCAATTCAACATTATTGCTTA agTATTAAGGAGAATATGGAAAAACATTGTATAGGCGATGGTTATTTTAGTGATGTTACCTTTGAGCTGGACGATGGTCACATGAAAGCACATCGTTCTATTCTAGTAGCTAGATGTGATGTGATGCGTGCAATGTTAACTGGCGACTTTCGAGAAGCACATTCAAGTGTT attGTATTTCCTGGCGTTACGGTCTATACATTCCACAAGCTTCTATGTTATCTCTATACAGATGAAATTCCTGCAGTTTCTGCGgataaatgtttaaatcttcTGGAATTAGCAAACAGGCTTTGTTTACCGAGATTATTGAACTTGGTCGAGTGTAGAGCGATTGAAGATTTGACTTTAATATCACAAAACGAGACAAATGAAACAGTTGATCATTGTTTAAAGCTGCTTGAAGCAGTAAag cTTCATAACGCACACCAATTGGCCGAATGGTGTATGTCTTATCTGTGTGTCAATTACAATATTATTTGTAAGTTCTCATTAAAAGGCTTAAAAGCCCTGCATCAGGATAATCAGGAATATCTGCGTGAGCATCGATGGCCACCAGTATGGTATCTTAAAGACTATGACTACTATCAGCGATGCATTAATGAGATGAATAAGGAATTGAAAGATGCACGTGGTGATTCACCAAGTGACGACGAGGGATGCTTATGCTTTACCGGAG GTAAAAGTCGAAGAGGCGATAGCaataacagcaacaacaacgatGCTGAGGGAAATCAAATATTTAACAGCACTGCAAATTCAATTAATCACATTGATATGGAGCAGGAAGTTGATTTGAATCTCTGA